A genome region from Numida meleagris isolate 19003 breed g44 Domestic line chromosome 14, NumMel1.0, whole genome shotgun sequence includes the following:
- the CMKLR1 gene encoding chemokine-like receptor 1 isoform X2, with the protein MVLSNLSDYSDDSEIYDYMDYTYEEPGSVWTGPSYDPKDIARILSVVIYSVSCVLGVLGNGLVIAIITLKMKKSVNAIWFLNLAVADFLFNIFLPINIAYTAMRYNWIFGTVMCKLNSFLLILNMYTSVLLLTTISFDRYVSVVFPVWSQNHRSTNLACMVCLIIWMVGIIMSCPSLVFRDTAQARNSIICFSNFSLSRNRSYQALALVRHRTVNVTRLFAGFLLPITIITFCYISIAFNLRRNRLAKSKKPFKIIVTIIITFFLCWSPYHVLNILETEPDLVPRSVFEIGIPITTALAASNSCMNPVLYVFMGQDFKKFKVTILSRLVNALSEETGHSSIVHRSFSKMSSMTEKETTVL; encoded by the coding sequence ATGGTGCTTTCCAATTTATCTGATTACTCTGATGACTCTGAGATCTATGACTACATGGATTACACCTATGAAGAGCCAGGCAGCGTGTGGACGGGCCCGTCCTACGACCCAAAGGACATTGCAAGGATCCTCTCCGTTGTCATCTACAGCGTGTCCTGCGTGCTGGGCGTCCTGGGGAACGGCCTTGTCATAGCCATCATCACTCTGAAGATGAAGAAGTCGGTCAATGCCATTTGGTTCCTCAACCTGGCCGTCGCCGACTTCCTCTTCAACATCTTCCTACCCATAAACATTGCTTACACGGCCATGCGCTACAACTGGATCTTTGGGACCGTCATGTGCAAGCTGAActccttcctcctcatcctcaaCATGTACACCAGCGTCCTTCTGCTCACCACCATCAGCTTTGATCGCTACGTGTCGGTGGTTTTCCCCGTCTGGTCTCAAAACCATCGGTCAACCAACCTGGCATGTATGGTTTGCCTGATCATCTGGATGGTTGGTATCATCATGAGCTGCCCTTCTCTTGTCTTCCGAGACACAGCCCAAGCCCGCAACTCTATCATTTGTTTCAGCAACTTCTCCCTTTCCAGGAATAGGTCTTACCAAGCACTGGCACTGGTGAGACACCGAACGGTGAACGTCACAAGGCTCTTTGCTGGGTTCCTCCTGCCCATCACCATCATCACTTTCTGCTATATCTCCATCGCCTTCAACCTGCGGCGAAACCGCCTCGCCAAGTCCAAAAAGCCCTTCAAGATAATTGTCACCATCATCATCACCTTCTTCCTGTGCTGGAGCCCCTACCACGTGCTGAACATCCTGGAAACAGAGCCCGACCTGGTCCCGCGCTCTGTGTTTGAAATCGGCATCCCCATCACCACGGCGCTCGCTGCCTCCAACAGCTGCATGAACCCTGTCCTCTACGTCTTCATGGGCCAGGACTTCAAGAAATTCAAGGTGACCATCCTTTCCAGGCTGGTGAACGCGCTCAGCGAGGAGACGGGCCACTCCAGCATCGTGCACAGGAGCTTCTCCAAGATGTCTTCCATGACTGAGAAGGAGACAACTGTCCTCTAA
- the CMKLR1 gene encoding chemokine-like receptor 1 isoform X1, translating to MGVPGRAQLRESQLLDYLGQILRSFLRRASPSGEAGTGQAVICAPIMVLSNLSDYSDDSEIYDYMDYTYEEPGSVWTGPSYDPKDIARILSVVIYSVSCVLGVLGNGLVIAIITLKMKKSVNAIWFLNLAVADFLFNIFLPINIAYTAMRYNWIFGTVMCKLNSFLLILNMYTSVLLLTTISFDRYVSVVFPVWSQNHRSTNLACMVCLIIWMVGIIMSCPSLVFRDTAQARNSIICFSNFSLSRNRSYQALALVRHRTVNVTRLFAGFLLPITIITFCYISIAFNLRRNRLAKSKKPFKIIVTIIITFFLCWSPYHVLNILETEPDLVPRSVFEIGIPITTALAASNSCMNPVLYVFMGQDFKKFKVTILSRLVNALSEETGHSSIVHRSFSKMSSMTEKETTVL from the exons ATGGGGGTCCCTGGCCGAGCGCAGCTGCGTGAATCACAGCTTTTGGATTATTTGGGGCAGATCCTGCGCTCATTTTTGCGGAG GGCATCGCCATCTGGAGAGGCTGGGACTGGCCAGGCAGTGATTTGTGCACCAATCATGGTGCTTTCCAATTTATCTGATTACTCTGATGACTCTGAGATCTATGACTACATGGATTACACCTATGAAGAGCCAGGCAGCGTGTGGACGGGCCCGTCCTACGACCCAAAGGACATTGCAAGGATCCTCTCCGTTGTCATCTACAGCGTGTCCTGCGTGCTGGGCGTCCTGGGGAACGGCCTTGTCATAGCCATCATCACTCTGAAGATGAAGAAGTCGGTCAATGCCATTTGGTTCCTCAACCTGGCCGTCGCCGACTTCCTCTTCAACATCTTCCTACCCATAAACATTGCTTACACGGCCATGCGCTACAACTGGATCTTTGGGACCGTCATGTGCAAGCTGAActccttcctcctcatcctcaaCATGTACACCAGCGTCCTTCTGCTCACCACCATCAGCTTTGATCGCTACGTGTCGGTGGTTTTCCCCGTCTGGTCTCAAAACCATCGGTCAACCAACCTGGCATGTATGGTTTGCCTGATCATCTGGATGGTTGGTATCATCATGAGCTGCCCTTCTCTTGTCTTCCGAGACACAGCCCAAGCCCGCAACTCTATCATTTGTTTCAGCAACTTCTCCCTTTCCAGGAATAGGTCTTACCAAGCACTGGCACTGGTGAGACACCGAACGGTGAACGTCACAAGGCTCTTTGCTGGGTTCCTCCTGCCCATCACCATCATCACTTTCTGCTATATCTCCATCGCCTTCAACCTGCGGCGAAACCGCCTCGCCAAGTCCAAAAAGCCCTTCAAGATAATTGTCACCATCATCATCACCTTCTTCCTGTGCTGGAGCCCCTACCACGTGCTGAACATCCTGGAAACAGAGCCCGACCTGGTCCCGCGCTCTGTGTTTGAAATCGGCATCCCCATCACCACGGCGCTCGCTGCCTCCAACAGCTGCATGAACCCTGTCCTCTACGTCTTCATGGGCCAGGACTTCAAGAAATTCAAGGTGACCATCCTTTCCAGGCTGGTGAACGCGCTCAGCGAGGAGACGGGCCACTCCAGCATCGTGCACAGGAGCTTCTCCAAGATGTCTTCCATGACTGAGAAGGAGACAACTGTCCTCTAA